One part of the Longimicrobium sp. genome encodes these proteins:
- a CDS encoding TIGR04283 family arsenosugar biosynthesis glycosyltransferase, with protein MESPPLSIIIPTLNEAAGIAATLGALQPLRARGCEVIVADGGSADDTVALARPLADRVVTSERGRARQQNAAAAAATGEVLLFLHADTRLPPDADELVIGGLRRSGRGWGRFDVRLTGRHPMLRVIERMIGVRSRLSGIATGDQAIFVRRDWFARAGGFPDIPLMEDVALSKALKTLGPPLCLSQPVTTSSRRWEERGVMRTMVLMWRLRWAFWRGADPARLAERYR; from the coding sequence ATGGAATCTCCGCCGCTGTCCATCATCATCCCCACCCTGAACGAAGCGGCGGGGATCGCGGCGACGCTGGGCGCGCTGCAGCCGCTCCGTGCGCGCGGGTGCGAGGTGATCGTGGCCGACGGCGGCAGCGCGGACGACACGGTGGCGCTCGCCCGCCCGCTCGCGGACCGCGTCGTCACGTCGGAGCGGGGACGCGCGCGCCAGCAGAACGCCGCCGCCGCCGCGGCGACGGGCGAGGTTCTCCTCTTCCTCCACGCCGACACGCGCCTCCCGCCGGACGCGGACGAGTTGGTGATCGGGGGATTGAGGCGAAGCGGACGCGGGTGGGGGCGATTCGACGTGCGGCTCACCGGGCGCCACCCGATGCTGCGGGTGATCGAGCGGATGATCGGCGTGCGCTCGCGCCTCTCCGGCATCGCCACGGGCGACCAGGCGATCTTCGTGCGCCGCGACTGGTTCGCGCGCGCCGGCGGCTTCCCCGACATCCCGCTGATGGAGGACGTCGCGCTGTCGAAGGCGCTGAAGACGCTCGGCCCGCCGCTCTGCCTGTCCCAACCCGTCACCACCTCCAGCCGCCGCTGGGAAGAGCGCGGGGTGATGCGGACGATGGTGCTGATGTGGCGGCTGCGGTGGGCGTTCTGGCGCGGGGCGGATCCGGCGCGGTTGGCGGAGAGGTACAGGTAG